The Pseudomonas alkylphenolica genomic sequence GCGGCAGTGTGGGCGGCAGGGGCTATCTGGAAATGACCGGCTACTAGCCGTAATGCGCCTTCTCGGTGGGAGCGGGCTTGCCCCGCGATTGCAGGCTATTAGCCACATCGCATCGCGGGACAAGCCCGCTCCCACCGGGATCTCACCTCACGCCAACAGCGAAACTGCCCTGAGCAGATCGTGCAGTCCTTCCGGAACCAGCGGTGATGTATCGGTGAAGCTTGAACTATCACGCCATGTGGCCTTGAACGCTGCGCCATCGCTTTCGTGACCTATCAAGCAGGATTGTTGGTAAAGGCTCATGTCGCTGAATTTAGCGTCATAGACCTGGACAATCTCGTGCGCCGGTTTACCGGCATAGGTGAAGATGCTCTCCAGAGTGCCGAGCAGACGCACATCGCTGATCGACTGGTTCAGTTCTTCCTGCACTTCTCTGGCAATAGCATCGACGCTGCGCTCGCCGAAATCGATGCCACCGCCGATGGGGCGAAACAGGGTCTGATCAGATTCAGCGTCGTAAAACTGGTTAACCAGAATCTTTCCCTGGTGATGAAAGACGCACAGGGCGAGGGCGCGAATGCGGTGCTCTGACACGAGTCAAATTCCTTTTGTGAGTGAGTGGCGCGCGACGATACGTTTGTGCTCGTGTTTAAGCCAGCCCAGTGTTAAACACCGGGCTGGCTGAGTGTGCGGATTCAAACGCTCGACACTACTCGCAGCCTACAGCGACACCAGCACATCACACTGGGATTCGTTGAGCACATGCTTGGTAACGCTGCCGATCAACAGTTCCTCCAGAGCGCTTTCACCCTGCTTGCCGATCACGATCAGGTCGCAATCCAGCTCCTGCTCCTGCTCAACGATCCGCCAGGCGGCGTCACCGTGCACCACGATTTGCCGGGCATTGCTCAGCCCGGCGGCTTCGCTCAATGCCGCGAGTTGTTGCACGGCGTCTTTCTTGATGACATTGCGGTAGTGATTGAGGGTCTCCTGGTCAATGTGGGCGAAGCGCATGCTGCCCTCGAAGGGGGCTTCGTACACGTGCAGGAGGATGATCTCGGCCTGCGGCGCAACAGCCTTTGCCAGTTCGATGGAACGCAGCGATGCAGGCGAAAAATCAACCGGGACGAGCAAGGTACGGTACGCATCGCGAGGTGCGTGCTTGACCACTAGCAAAGGGCAGAGCATGCGGCTCAGCATTCTTTGCACGGTAGAGCCGAGCAGCAGGCGACGGGCCAGGCTTTGGCCCTTCGCCCCGCAGACCAACAGGTTGCTGTGCTTGTCCTGCACCACCCGGGTGATTTCGCTGACAACCGAACCGGACGCAACCTGTACGCCAGCGCCGATGTCGTAGCGCTGGAACAGCGCTTCTGCCAGTTCGTTAATTTTTTCTCTTGCACTCCCAAGCACGCGATTCAACAAGTCTTCATCAGGCACCACGACCTGCTTGAGCCGCTCGAAGGGGGCTGGATTGGCAACGTAGAGCAGATCCAGCGATGCATGCTGCTCCTTGCTCAACAGTGCGGCCCGCTGTGCCGCGTTGCGGGCAGAGGTGGACAGGTCGGTGGCAACCAGTACGTGGTTCAACGAGGTCATATGAGTTTCCTTATGCAATGCTGTGCACATGAATCTTAGGCGTTGGCCTGTTATCGATCCGTTCCCTGCTTGCAGCCATCCTCTCGCGAACCACGCCCGACGTTTTGACTTGCGTCAAATGCCGTGGTCATAGCATCCGCTGGTCACGGTCGCGGACAGCCTGCCTGATTCTATCTACTCTGGCGCTGTCATCGTGAAGTTTAAAGTTACTAGTTTTATTTTTAGTTTGGTATTTCTTTGAGTTGAGTAAAAGATTGCAAGTGCAAAATTACTCAACTAATGCATTCACCCTGTCGATCATACCGATCGTAATCGCTAGCTGAATATTCGCATCAGCTGGCAGCTGTTGCGTTTACACCTGACGCAAGGCGTACCTGCGCATTGCTCTGAATGCCCACTGCCTGAAACCCGCCTGAACAAAGGCTTTGGCGTGGATCTGCCGCCAGCAGCAGTGCTGGCGGTACTGCGGCGATCTGGAACCGGTCAGCGGCCATTGCTGAAAGCACAAGACTTTCGCCTGAAAAACCGGATAATGGCGGCCAAATCGTTTTGCACGTTATTATGGTGTTCCCGCATGGAAATCAAGGTCAACTTTCTCGACAACCTTCGGCTTGAAGCCAAGTTTGATGACTTCACCGTGGTCGCCGATCAGCCTATCCGCTATAAAGGCGATGGTTCGGCACCGGGTCCGTTCGATTATTTTCTGGCGTCGTCGGCGTTGTGTGCGGCTTACTTTGTGAAGTTGTACTGCCAAACGCGCGATATTCCCACCGATAATATTCGCCTGTCGCAAAACAATATTGTTGATCCGGAAAACCGTTACAACCAGATCTTCAAGATCCAGGTCGAGCTGCCAGCCGATATCTCCGCCAAGGATCGCCAGGGCATCCTGCGTTCCATCGACCGTTGTACGGTGAAGAAGGTGGTGCAGACCGGGCCTGAGTTTGTGATCGAGGAAGTCGACAACCTCGACGCCAATGCCCAGGCATTGCTGATGCTGGACCCGGCGTCCGACGCCAGCACCTATATCGTCGGCAAGGATCTGCCGCTCGAGCAGACCATCGCCAACATGTCGGCGATTCTCGCCGGCCTGGGCATGAAGATTGAAATCGCCTCGTGGCGCAACATTGTCCCCAACGTCTGGTCGCTGCATATCCGCGATGCGCAGTCGCCGATGTGTTTTACCAACGGCAAGGGCGCGACCAAAGAAAGCGCGCTGGCTTCGGCGCTGGGCGAATTCATCGAACGACTGAACTGCAACTTCTTCTACAACGATCAGTTCTGGGGCGAAGAGATCGCCAACGCGGCGTTTGTGCATTACCCGGACGAGCGCTGGTTCAAGCCTGGCCGCAAAGATGCGCTGCCGGCGGAAATCCTCGACGGCTACTGCCTGGAAATCTACAACCCCGATGGCGAGCTGCGCGGCTCGCATCTGTACGACACCAACTCCGGCAATGAAGCGCGTGGCATCTGTTCGCTGCCTTTTGTGCGCCAGTCGGACGGCGAGGTGGTGTATTTCCCCTCCAACCTGATCGAAAACCTGTACCTGAGCAACGGCATGAGCGCCGGTAACACGCTGGCCGAAGCGCAGGTGCAATGCCTGTCGGAAATCTTCGAGCGCGCGGTCAAACGCGAAATTCTGGAAGGTGAACTGGCACTGCCGGATGTGCCGCAGGAGGTGCTGGCCAAGTACCCGGCGATCCTCGCCGGCATTCAGGGTCTGGAAGAGCAGGGCTTCCCGGTGCTGGTGAAGGATGCGTCGCTGGGCGGAGAATTCCCGGTGATGTGCGTCACCTTGATGAACCCCCGTACCGGCGGCGTATTTGCCTCGTTCGGCGCGCACCCAAGCTTTGAAGTGGCGCTGGAGCGCAGCCTGACGGAACTGCTCCAGGGCCGCAGCTTCGAAGGCCTGAACGACCTGCCGCAGCCGACGTTCGAAAGCCACGCGCTGACCGAGCCGAACAACTTTGTTGAGCACTTCATCGATTCCAGCGGTGTGGTGTCGTGGCGTTTCTTCAGTGCCAAAGCCGATTTCGAATTCGTTGAGTGGGACTTCTCCGGCCAGGGTGAAAACTCCAACGCCGAAGAAGCCGCGACCTTGTTCGGCATTCTCGAAAGCATGGGCAAAGAAGCGTACATGGCGGTGTACGAACACCTCGGCGCAACGGCCTGCCGCATTCTCGTGCCGGGCTATTCGGAAATTTACCCGGTCGACGACCTGATCTGGGACAACACCAACAAAGCACTGTTTTTCCGCGAAGACATTCTCAACCTGCACCGCCTTGACGAGAGCGAGCTGCGCGCGCTGGTTGAGCGTCTGGAAGAGAGCGAGCTGGATGACTACACCGACATCACCACACTGATCGGCATCGAGTTCGATGACAACACGGTCTGGGGTCAGTTGACGATTCTGGAGTTGAAGCTGCTGACCCATCTCGCCTTGCAGCAGTTCGAAGAGGCCAAGGAACTGGTGGAAACCTTCCTGCAGTTCAACGACAACACCGTCGAGCGTGGACTGTTCTATCAGGCCCTGAACGTGGTGCTGGAAGTGCAGCTCGACGACGACCTGGAGCTGGACGACTACGTGTTCAACTTCCGCCGGATGTTTGGCAACGAGCGGATGGACGCGGTGATCGGCTCGGTGGACGGCAGCGTGCGCTTCTATGGCTTAACGCCTACGAGCATGAAGCTGGAAGGGCTCGACAGGCACCTGCGGTTGATCGACAGCTATAAAAAGTTGCACGCGGCGCGGGCCAGAACATTGGTTTGATTCCGCTAACTGCACTGACAAAAAAGCACCTTGGGTGCTTTTTTGGGTTCTTCACGCAATCCCGGGGAGCATGATCTTGAGGCTGGGCTGGGCTGGGCTGGGCTTCGGATGCGGGGATCCATTCCCTGCGGCGCCGCTGATGGCCCCTTCCGCCTTTACGGCGGCCTACTTTCCTCTTGGGGAAAGTAGGCAAAGCCGCTGGCTCCTACATACGGCCCTACGCTGCGCTCCGGGTCCCTTCGCTACGGTGCCTTCCAGGGGCATCGCGGCCTACGACTTGCTTCGCCAAGTCTACGGCTCGCGAACTTCGGCTAAGGCCGAAGGGTGCTGCGCACCAGCCCCCTCCAGACACCTACACTCAGCCTCCTGAAGTCGCAAAGTTACGGGCGGCGCCTGCATTGACGCATCTTCGAAATCAGATTCTGGCGGCGCCAGGATGATGCCATCGCGGGGCAAGCCCGCTCCCACCGGGTTAATTGATCTCCCGGTGGGAGCGGGCTTGCCCCGCGATATCGACCTGCCAGTTACATCGCATCGCGGGAAAATCCCGCTTCAACGTGTTGATCTTGATCTTCATGCACGCAAGTTAAGGCGCCGTGGACTGCGACTTCAGGAGCGAGGGGACCCGGAGCGCAGCGTAGGGCCGGATGCAGGAGCAGGCGGTTTTGCCTACTTTTTCCAAGAAAAAAGTAGGCCGCCGTAAAGGCGGAAGGGGCCAGAAGCGGCGCCACAGCGAATGGATAAACTCGCAGCCCCAGCAACCAGACCCAACCCAACCCAACCCAACCCAACCCAACCCAAGAATCATAGCCCTCGGGATTCCGTGAAGAGCCTTTTTTTATTTGGCAGAGGTGAAGGAGGGCGTGGCTGCTAGTAACCGAGGCGATGAAAGAAACTGCATGCAGCGCGGGCCAAGGTGACGGTGTTGTCCAGTTAACCGCGCTAGCCAAAGCACGATAGGCGCTAGCTGCCATTGCACTGGCGCCAGAAATATATACCTCTGACAAACAAGAGTATTTATACTCGCCGCGCCTCCAGCGTGGCAATTTGACATCACTCCTAGACGAAGCCACGCAAGGACGCGTTCTCACCTCGATTTCAAAGGAAGAAAAAGTGGCTGTCGTTAACCTACAAAAAACCCTTATCGCGCTTGCTATCACCGCAGCAGCACATCCCGTTTACGCTGAAACCCTGCCTTTGACCAACGCGGGCGTGCAGATCGAAAACGTCTCTTATGCGGACCACGTTGAAGTCAATGGCGCGTTCGCTACGACCAACAGCGACCTGGACGCCATCGAGTTCAACAGCGTTACCTTCAACAAGGACCTGATCATCAATGCCAACGTTAATGCCAATGGCACTAACGCTGATGGCCTGGACCTGTCTATGGCGGGTGAGGACGAAGACCCTTCGTCGTTCGGCCCGGCGACCGAAATCTTCGGTAACCTGGTGAACAAGGGCAGCATTGCGGTGAGTGGTGGTGGTGTGTCGGCAATGCTGGTTGACCCGGCTATCATCCACGGCAACCTGGTCAACGAAGGCACCTTGAGCGTTAACGGCGACGAGTTCGAAGGTGACGGTATCCGTGCGCTGGAATTCTCCGGTGAGTCGCAATTGCACGGCAATCTGATCAACGCCAGCACGGGCCAGATTCTGGCGAACGGCAAGAACGCCAAGGGTATCTTGCTCGAAGGCGGCGAGATTGACGGCAAGCTGATCAACAATGGCTTGATTCAGGTCAGCGGCGAGGGCGCCACTGCTCTGGATGCCACTTCCAATGAATACTTCGGCTACACCGATCTTGTCGACATCGGCGGCATTGAAAACAATGGCCGCATCATCGCAACGGGTGACGATGCGGTTGGCGTTGAGCTGGACGGCGTCAGCTTTACCACTTCGTCTGCCCAGTTCGTCAACAATGGCCTGATTCAGGCTACCGACGCCGCAATTGAAATCGGTGGCTTTGACATTGATGGTGAGGGCGAAGGCGGCCCGCTCACGCTGGTCAACCGTGGCACCCTGGTTTCTGAAGACGAAGCCATCGATGCCTCCGACGCATCCGGTGTGGTAGTGCTGGACTGGCAAGGCGGCGCGATCACCGGCAATCTGATCGATCTGGATCGCATTTATGTTACCGGTGATGCAGTGTTCAAGGGCACCAGTGCCGATGTCGATGGCTACAACATCCGCATGTACGACAACGGTCCGTTGAATGTCGGTACCGAGAGCAGTGCAGGGCATCTGCAACTGGCTAATGCCCACACCTCGTTGCAGGGTGACCTGGTGGTAGCCAACGGCTCATCGCTGGATCTGAACCTGAGCAGCGCGACCGATGCCAGCAAGGCAGTCTTGAGCGTCGACGGCAATGCAACCTTCAAGAAGGGTTCGCAAATCACCCTGGCCGCCCAGGGCAACGATTTTACCGCCGCTGGCAGCACCTACACGCTGGTCAAGGCTGATTCGCTGGATAACCAGACCGAGTCCGGCAAGCTGGTCAGCAGCCGTTCCTCGCTGTTGAACGTCGATACCTATGTCGTCGAAGGCAATCAGGTCGTTGCGACCGTCACCGGGAAATCGTCTTCGCAAGTCGGTGAGGTGATCAAGGACATCGGCGGTTCGGGCAACGCCCAGCGCGCCGCTTCGGCATTCAGCAGCGTTGCCACGCAACTGGCCAGCTTGAACCCGCAGGACAAAGTCTTCCAGGCCTATGTCAATGCATCGCAGGACGCTCAAGCGCTGCGCGCGCTGGCTGAGCAGTTGACCCCAGAGGTCAATGGCGGGGCGACTCAGGCCGCGACCACCGGCCAGACACTGATCAGCAACGTCACCAGTGGCCGCACCTCCGGGGCGCGTGGCATGTCTTCGGGCGAGGGCTTCAAGGAAGCGGGTGTCTGGGTGCAAACCCTGTACAGCGATGCCAGCCAGGACCTGCGTGACAATGTCGCGGGTTACAACGCCTACAGCCGCGGCATCGCGGTGGGTGCCGACGGTAAGCTCAACGATCAGGTAACCTTGGGTGTGGCGTACAGCTACCTGAATACCGACGTCAACGGCAAGAGCGGTGACAAAACCAAGGTCGATGGTCATGCATTCACGCTGTACGGCGGTTTTGAGCAAGGTAACTACTTTGTTGATGGCAGCCTGACCTATGGTCTGAACAACAACGAAAGCAAGCGCAGCATTGCCAACACAACCGCCAAAGGCGATTACGACAGCAACCTGTTTGGTGTGAACCTGGTCGGTGGCTACACCTACCACGTCTCGCCATCGGTGCTGGTTGAGCCTCGCGTAGCCGCGCGCTACAGCAGGGTTGATATCGACGGTTACCGTGAAAAAGGCAGCTCCGCAGCACTTAAAGTCGAAGATCAGCGCTTCGAAGTGGCTGAACTGGGTGCAGGTCTGCGCGTTGCCGGCAATTTCCCGCTGGGCAGTGGCGCGCTTGAGCCGCAGGCCCAAGTCATGGCGTATCACGACTTTATCGGTGATGAAGTCAGCAGCACCTCTACCTTCATTTCGGGTAACACGCCGTTCGTGACCAGCGGTGCCAGTGCGGTACGAAACAGCTATGAAGCGGGTGTAGGCGCTGACTACCACCTGGGCGCTGTGACGGTTGGCTTGAGCTACGACTATGTAGGCAAGTCTGACTTCGATGCCGATACGGTCACCGCCAAAGTGCGTTACGACTTCTGATGACCGCTGCAAGTCTCAGCCCGCTACGGTGGGCCGGGGTTTGCCTGCAAGGCGCGGCACTGTTGTTCAGTGCCGCGCTGAGCGGTTGCCAGTCGCCTCGGCAGGCACTGCAAGCGTTGGCATCCTCCCATGGCCAGCACCTGGAAGTGCTGGCCACTACCCCTTTTCCCCTGGCGATGATCGCATCGCACAAGCAGCAAAATGCCGCGCGATTACGCATCTATCTGGAAGGTGATGGCCACGCCTGGGCCACGCCGACGCAACCGAGTATCGACCCCAGTCCC encodes the following:
- a CDS encoding NUDIX hydrolase, giving the protein MSEHRIRALALCVFHHQGKILVNQFYDAESDQTLFRPIGGGIDFGERSVDAIAREVQEELNQSISDVRLLGTLESIFTYAGKPAHEIVQVYDAKFSDMSLYQQSCLIGHESDGAAFKATWRDSSSFTDTSPLVPEGLHDLLRAVSLLA
- a CDS encoding universal stress protein, whose protein sequence is MTSLNHVLVATDLSTSARNAAQRAALLSKEQHASLDLLYVANPAPFERLKQVVVPDEDLLNRVLGSAREKINELAEALFQRYDIGAGVQVASGSVVSEITRVVQDKHSNLLVCGAKGQSLARRLLLGSTVQRMLSRMLCPLLVVKHAPRDAYRTLLVPVDFSPASLRSIELAKAVAPQAEIILLHVYEAPFEGSMRFAHIDQETLNHYRNVIKKDAVQQLAALSEAAGLSNARQIVVHGDAAWRIVEQEQELDCDLIVIGKQGESALEELLIGSVTKHVLNESQCDVLVSL
- a CDS encoding OsmC domain/YcaO domain-containing protein; the encoded protein is MEIKVNFLDNLRLEAKFDDFTVVADQPIRYKGDGSAPGPFDYFLASSALCAAYFVKLYCQTRDIPTDNIRLSQNNIVDPENRYNQIFKIQVELPADISAKDRQGILRSIDRCTVKKVVQTGPEFVIEEVDNLDANAQALLMLDPASDASTYIVGKDLPLEQTIANMSAILAGLGMKIEIASWRNIVPNVWSLHIRDAQSPMCFTNGKGATKESALASALGEFIERLNCNFFYNDQFWGEEIANAAFVHYPDERWFKPGRKDALPAEILDGYCLEIYNPDGELRGSHLYDTNSGNEARGICSLPFVRQSDGEVVYFPSNLIENLYLSNGMSAGNTLAEAQVQCLSEIFERAVKREILEGELALPDVPQEVLAKYPAILAGIQGLEEQGFPVLVKDASLGGEFPVMCVTLMNPRTGGVFASFGAHPSFEVALERSLTELLQGRSFEGLNDLPQPTFESHALTEPNNFVEHFIDSSGVVSWRFFSAKADFEFVEWDFSGQGENSNAEEAATLFGILESMGKEAYMAVYEHLGATACRILVPGYSEIYPVDDLIWDNTNKALFFREDILNLHRLDESELRALVERLEESELDDYTDITTLIGIEFDDNTVWGQLTILELKLLTHLALQQFEEAKELVETFLQFNDNTVERGLFYQALNVVLEVQLDDDLELDDYVFNFRRMFGNERMDAVIGSVDGSVRFYGLTPTSMKLEGLDRHLRLIDSYKKLHAARARTLV
- a CDS encoding autotransporter family protein, with protein sequence MAVVNLQKTLIALAITAAAHPVYAETLPLTNAGVQIENVSYADHVEVNGAFATTNSDLDAIEFNSVTFNKDLIINANVNANGTNADGLDLSMAGEDEDPSSFGPATEIFGNLVNKGSIAVSGGGVSAMLVDPAIIHGNLVNEGTLSVNGDEFEGDGIRALEFSGESQLHGNLINASTGQILANGKNAKGILLEGGEIDGKLINNGLIQVSGEGATALDATSNEYFGYTDLVDIGGIENNGRIIATGDDAVGVELDGVSFTTSSAQFVNNGLIQATDAAIEIGGFDIDGEGEGGPLTLVNRGTLVSEDEAIDASDASGVVVLDWQGGAITGNLIDLDRIYVTGDAVFKGTSADVDGYNIRMYDNGPLNVGTESSAGHLQLANAHTSLQGDLVVANGSSLDLNLSSATDASKAVLSVDGNATFKKGSQITLAAQGNDFTAAGSTYTLVKADSLDNQTESGKLVSSRSSLLNVDTYVVEGNQVVATVTGKSSSQVGEVIKDIGGSGNAQRAASAFSSVATQLASLNPQDKVFQAYVNASQDAQALRALAEQLTPEVNGGATQAATTGQTLISNVTSGRTSGARGMSSGEGFKEAGVWVQTLYSDASQDLRDNVAGYNAYSRGIAVGADGKLNDQVTLGVAYSYLNTDVNGKSGDKTKVDGHAFTLYGGFEQGNYFVDGSLTYGLNNNESKRSIANTTAKGDYDSNLFGVNLVGGYTYHVSPSVLVEPRVAARYSRVDIDGYREKGSSAALKVEDQRFEVAELGAGLRVAGNFPLGSGALEPQAQVMAYHDFIGDEVSSTSTFISGNTPFVTSGASAVRNSYEAGVGADYHLGAVTVGLSYDYVGKSDFDADTVTAKVRYDF